Proteins from a genomic interval of Sphingomonas sp. Y38-1Y:
- a CDS encoding SDR family oxidoreductase produces MTRLKGKVAIITGGGTGIGLGAARRFVEEGAFVYLFGRRQAPLDAAVEELGGQASAVAGSVTDPADLDRLYDAVREGHGRLDILFANAGTGSVAPLGELTRAQYDQAFDVNVRGTIDTVQKGLPLMQAGGSIILTGSTTGVMGTPGFSLYSATKAAVRNLARSWALDLRGTGIRVNVLSPGPTRTELAGEVVGIEAIEALGAGTPIGRIGEPAEIGAVAAFLASDDSSFMTGGEVFADGGLAQV; encoded by the coding sequence GTGACACGATTGAAGGGCAAGGTTGCGATCATCACTGGCGGCGGCACCGGCATCGGCCTGGGCGCAGCACGGCGGTTCGTCGAGGAAGGCGCGTTCGTCTATCTGTTCGGCCGACGCCAGGCGCCGCTCGACGCCGCTGTCGAGGAACTGGGCGGACAGGCGAGCGCGGTCGCGGGTTCGGTCACCGACCCGGCCGACCTCGACCGGCTCTATGACGCGGTACGCGAGGGGCATGGCCGGCTCGACATTCTGTTCGCCAACGCCGGCACCGGCAGCGTCGCCCCGCTCGGCGAGCTGACGCGCGCGCAGTACGACCAGGCGTTCGACGTCAACGTCCGTGGGACGATCGACACGGTGCAGAAGGGCCTGCCGCTGATGCAGGCGGGCGGATCGATCATCCTCACCGGATCGACGACCGGGGTGATGGGGACGCCCGGTTTCAGCCTCTACAGCGCGACCAAGGCGGCGGTGCGCAATCTCGCGCGAAGCTGGGCGCTCGACCTTCGCGGAACGGGCATCCGCGTCAACGTGCTCTCGCCCGGGCCGACGCGCACCGAGCTTGCCGGCGAAGTGGTCGGGATCGAGGCGATCGAGGCGCTGGGCGCAGGCACGCCGATCGGCCGCATCGGCGAACCCGCCGAGATCGGCGCCGTCGCCGCCTTCCTCGCCTCCGACGACAGCAGCTTCATGACCGGCGGCGAAGTCTTCGCCGATGGCGGCCTCGCCCAAGTGTGA
- a CDS encoding trans-sulfuration enzyme family protein, translated as MKRNTGQDRSITSQWRPATQAVRGGTMRSEFGETSEAIFLTSGYAYDCAGDAAARFAGEQSGMTYSRLQNPTVEMLEHRIALLEGAEACRATASGMAAMTAALLCQLSAGDHVVAGRALFGSCRWLTDTLLPKFGIATTIVDARDAQAFADATTDKTKLWFFETPANPTMDVVDLRAVCDLARAKGVRTVVDNAFATPALQRPMEFGADIVAYSATKMMDGQGRVLAGAVCGTEDFILNELLPFTRNTGPTLSAFNAWVVLKGLETLDLRIRRQSENALEVGRFLEGRVPRINHPGLPSHPQHNLALSQMAMTGPIFSFEVDGGRTQAHGLLDALTLIDISNNIGDSRSLMTHPASTTHYGVAEEKRLEMGVTEGLLRLNVGLEDPADLIDDLDQALRQVGL; from the coding sequence ATGAAGCGCAATACCGGCCAGGACCGCAGCATCACCTCGCAATGGCGCCCCGCCACCCAGGCGGTGCGCGGCGGCACGATGCGGTCGGAGTTCGGCGAGACGTCGGAGGCGATCTTCCTAACGTCGGGCTATGCCTATGACTGTGCGGGCGACGCGGCGGCGCGCTTCGCCGGCGAACAGTCGGGCATGACCTATTCGCGGCTCCAGAACCCGACGGTCGAGATGCTGGAGCATCGCATCGCCCTCCTGGAAGGGGCCGAGGCGTGCCGCGCGACGGCCAGCGGCATGGCGGCGATGACCGCGGCGTTGCTCTGCCAGCTGTCCGCGGGCGATCATGTCGTCGCGGGCCGCGCGCTGTTCGGGTCGTGCCGCTGGCTGACCGACACGCTGCTCCCCAAGTTCGGCATCGCCACGACGATCGTCGATGCGCGCGACGCCCAGGCGTTCGCGGACGCCACCACCGACAAGACCAAGCTCTGGTTCTTCGAGACGCCCGCCAATCCGACGATGGATGTCGTCGACCTGCGCGCGGTGTGCGATCTTGCCAGGGCAAAGGGCGTGCGGACCGTCGTCGACAACGCGTTCGCTACTCCCGCGCTTCAGCGGCCGATGGAGTTCGGCGCCGACATCGTCGCCTATTCCGCGACCAAGATGATGGACGGGCAGGGCCGCGTGCTGGCGGGCGCGGTGTGCGGGACCGAGGATTTCATCCTCAATGAGCTGCTGCCGTTCACGCGCAACACCGGGCCGACGCTCTCCGCGTTCAACGCCTGGGTGGTGCTGAAGGGGCTGGAGACGCTCGACCTTCGCATCCGCCGCCAGTCGGAGAACGCGCTGGAGGTCGGCCGCTTCCTCGAAGGGCGCGTCCCGCGCATCAACCATCCGGGCCTGCCGAGCCACCCGCAGCACAACCTCGCGCTGTCGCAGATGGCGATGACGGGGCCGATCTTCTCGTTCGAGGTGGATGGCGGGCGCACACAGGCGCACGGGTTGCTCGACGCGCTGACCCTCATCGATATCTCGAACAATATCGGCGACTCGCGCTCGCTGATGACGCATCCCGCCTCGACCACGCATTATGGCGTAGCCGAGGAAAAGCGGCTGGAGATGGGCGTGACGGAGGGGCTGCTACGCCTCAACGTCGGGCTCGAGGATCCCGCCGACCTGATCGACGATCTCGACCAGGCACTCCGGCAGGTCGGCCTATGA
- a CDS encoding class I SAM-dependent methyltransferase, which produces MRQTIAVLAVATTAVAVASVAVGAPQTQRSALKAATEASTRTPANKARDPYRHPVETLAFFGVQPNHTVVEIFPGGGWYTEILAPYLSAKGQLWVAAPAGGLKGVQALIAKDAKTYGKVKVATGLETVPANSADVVLTFRNVHNWRFGGQDAAQQVFNAAFRMLKPGGTLGVVEHRLPESRDAAAEEKSGYMKTSSVIGFAKAAGFEVVGQSEVNANPKDTADYPDGVWTLPPVLRKGDVDRAKYVAIGESDRMTVRFRKPKK; this is translated from the coding sequence ATGCGCCAGACCATCGCCGTTCTTGCCGTCGCCACCACCGCCGTCGCGGTCGCCAGCGTCGCCGTCGGCGCCCCCCAGACGCAGCGATCGGCGCTGAAGGCCGCGACCGAGGCATCGACGCGGACACCGGCCAACAAGGCCCGTGACCCGTATCGCCACCCGGTCGAAACGCTCGCCTTCTTCGGCGTGCAGCCCAATCACACGGTGGTCGAGATCTTCCCCGGCGGCGGCTGGTACACCGAGATTCTCGCGCCCTATCTGTCGGCCAAGGGCCAGCTCTGGGTCGCGGCGCCCGCCGGCGGGCTCAAGGGCGTCCAGGCGCTGATCGCCAAGGACGCCAAGACCTATGGCAAGGTGAAGGTCGCGACCGGGCTGGAGACCGTGCCGGCTAACAGCGCCGATGTCGTGCTCACCTTCCGCAACGTGCATAACTGGCGCTTCGGCGGCCAGGATGCCGCGCAACAGGTGTTCAACGCCGCGTTCCGGATGCTCAAGCCCGGCGGCACGCTCGGCGTGGTCGAGCACCGCCTTCCCGAAAGCCGCGACGCCGCGGCCGAGGAGAAGAGCGGCTATATGAAGACCTCGTCGGTGATCGGCTTCGCCAAGGCCGCTGGCTTCGAGGTCGTCGGCCAGAGCGAGGTCAACGCGAACCCCAAGGATACCGCCGACTATCCCGACGGCGTCTGGACGCTGCCCCCCGTGCTCCGCAAGGGCGACGTCGATCGCGCCAAGTATGTCGCGATCGGCGAGAGCGACCGCATGACGGTGCGGTTCAGGAAGCCCAAGAAATAA
- a CDS encoding YybH family protein — protein sequence MSPAETAIRTARLHWNAAIATGDVEGAVGPVTRDCVLVPAGGEPFNGRAAIALAWRRLLGQGGRYVREVERIEAGEGVAAEFGRWRSDAGLSGAYLAEWHEGAEGWRCARELYVQLSG from the coding sequence ATGAGTCCGGCCGAAACCGCGATCCGCACCGCGCGCCTCCACTGGAACGCGGCGATTGCGACGGGCGATGTCGAGGGCGCGGTCGGGCCGGTCACGCGCGACTGCGTGCTGGTGCCCGCGGGCGGCGAGCCATTCAACGGGCGTGCGGCGATCGCGCTAGCGTGGCGGCGGTTGCTCGGCCAGGGCGGGCGGTATGTGCGCGAGGTCGAGCGGATCGAGGCGGGCGAGGGCGTCGCGGCCGAGTTCGGGCGCTGGCGGAGCGACGCGGGGCTGTCAGGCGCATATCTCGCCGAATGGCATGAGGGCGCCGAAGGCTGGCGGTGCGCGCGCGAGCTGTACGTGCAGCTCTCGGGCTAG
- a CDS encoding LysR family transcriptional regulator, whose translation MKRTHLPLNGLRVLDAAARHLSFTRAADELAVTPAAVGQQIRALEDTLGVVLFRRTTRGLELTPEGERGLVALRDGFLQFEEAVRAMQAGQSSRSLTIAAPRDLTHKWLMPRLAAIAESDPDQRFTLVAAEDGVDFAQANLDLAIRWGEGPGEHEGEALESDGMVTVAAPGGGADTRISWPGCLNEEAVSRVAVGDAGLAIDAAAAGLGFATVPELLARADLAAGRVVSVGEPTPYSRGYWMVAPLPQWRQKKVRALVDALAA comes from the coding sequence ATGAAGCGCACGCATCTTCCGCTCAATGGCCTGCGCGTGCTCGACGCCGCGGCGCGGCACCTGTCGTTCACCCGCGCCGCCGACGAGCTGGCGGTGACCCCCGCCGCGGTCGGGCAGCAGATCCGCGCGCTGGAGGATACGCTCGGCGTCGTGCTGTTTCGTCGCACCACCCGCGGGCTGGAGCTGACGCCGGAGGGCGAGCGCGGGCTGGTCGCGCTGCGTGACGGCTTCCTCCAGTTCGAGGAAGCGGTCCGCGCGATGCAGGCCGGGCAGTCGTCGCGGTCGCTGACGATTGCCGCGCCGCGCGACCTGACGCACAAATGGCTGATGCCGCGGCTCGCCGCGATCGCCGAGAGCGACCCCGACCAGCGCTTCACGCTCGTCGCGGCGGAGGATGGCGTCGACTTCGCACAGGCCAACCTCGACCTCGCGATCCGCTGGGGCGAGGGGCCGGGCGAGCATGAGGGCGAGGCGCTCGAATCCGACGGCATGGTGACGGTGGCGGCGCCGGGCGGCGGGGCCGACACGCGCATCTCCTGGCCCGGCTGCCTTAACGAGGAAGCGGTGTCGCGCGTCGCGGTCGGCGATGCGGGCCTGGCGATCGACGCCGCTGCCGCGGGCCTCGGCTTCGCGACGGTGCCGGAACTGCTCGCACGCGCCGATCTCGCCGCCGGGCGGGTGGTATCGGTGGGCGAGCCGACGCCCTATTCGCGCGGCTATTGGATGGTCGCGCCGTTGCCGCAGTGGCGCCAGAAGAAGGTGCGCGCGCTGGTCGACGCGCTGGCGGCATGA
- a CDS encoding MarR family transcriptional regulator yields the protein MANNKASAESGLVGAWAKRCYFAGRALMEEALRPHGLGATQWYVLHQLAQGGPTMQREFVPLLQVERATVSIVIAALVRKGLIEQVPDTADQRQKLLRLTPAGAALWHELPDLSFIHDEAFGGFTDAEIETTSRVLMAATRRLNQRLKRK from the coding sequence ATGGCAAACAATAAGGCGTCTGCCGAGTCTGGATTGGTCGGAGCGTGGGCGAAGCGCTGCTACTTCGCCGGCCGTGCGCTGATGGAGGAGGCATTGCGCCCGCATGGCCTCGGCGCGACGCAATGGTATGTCCTGCATCAGCTGGCGCAGGGCGGCCCGACGATGCAGCGCGAGTTCGTTCCGCTGCTCCAGGTCGAACGCGCAACGGTCAGCATCGTCATCGCAGCGCTCGTTCGTAAGGGCCTGATCGAGCAGGTGCCGGACACCGCCGACCAGCGCCAGAAGCTGCTTCGCCTGACGCCTGCCGGCGCCGCGCTGTGGCATGAACTGCCCGACCTCAGCTTCATCCATGACGAGGCATTCGGCGGGTTCACCGATGCCGAGATCGAGACGACGTCACGCGTGCTGATGGCCGCGACCCGGCGTCTGAACCAGCGACTGAAAAGGAAGTAA
- a CDS encoding helix-turn-helix domain-containing protein yields the protein MSEPELDPVAGFSCGLDATLRIISGKWKPLILYFLRQGPNRYGELKRAVRGVSDKVLIQQLKELEADGVLIRHDYREVPPRVDYALTPLGEGLAEALRPLCEWGSANLEAVAKVLAERAKWSDAA from the coding sequence ATGAGCGAACCCGAACTCGATCCGGTCGCCGGCTTCAGCTGCGGCCTCGACGCCACCCTCCGCATCATCTCGGGCAAGTGGAAGCCGCTGATACTCTATTTCCTGCGGCAGGGGCCGAACCGCTATGGCGAGCTCAAGCGGGCGGTGCGCGGCGTTAGCGACAAGGTACTGATCCAGCAGCTCAAGGAGCTGGAGGCCGATGGCGTGCTGATCCGCCACGATTATCGCGAGGTGCCGCCGCGCGTCGACTATGCGCTGACGCCGCTGGGCGAGGGGCTGGCGGAGGCGCTTCGTCCGCTGTGCGAGTGGGGCAGCGCCAACCTGGAGGCGGTCGCGAAGGTGCTGGCGGAGCGCGCCAAGTGGAGCGACGCGGCGTAA
- the rdgB gene encoding RdgB/HAM1 family non-canonical purine NTP pyrophosphatase gives MSGEGKEPQAIRKLAPGKLVIASHNQGKVREIRELLAPYGIEPVSAAELDLPEPEETGTTFVANAELKAMQAADLSGLPALADDSGLCVEALGGDPGIFSARWAGPSKDFALAMQAVEDKLAAIDPVPTRAAHFVCALALAWPDGHVEWFEGRVDGTLVWPPRGDKGFGYDPMFLPDGGQETYGEMDPAAKHATSHRADAFHQLVASVI, from the coding sequence ATGAGCGGCGAGGGCAAGGAGCCGCAGGCGATCCGCAAGCTCGCCCCCGGCAAGCTCGTCATCGCCAGCCACAACCAGGGTAAGGTGCGCGAAATCCGCGAGCTGCTCGCCCCCTATGGCATCGAGCCCGTGTCGGCCGCCGAGCTCGACCTGCCCGAGCCCGAGGAGACGGGCACGACCTTTGTCGCCAATGCGGAGCTCAAGGCGATGCAGGCGGCCGACCTGTCCGGCCTTCCCGCACTCGCCGACGATTCGGGGCTGTGCGTCGAGGCGCTGGGCGGCGACCCCGGCATCTTCTCCGCGCGCTGGGCCGGGCCGAGCAAGGATTTCGCGCTCGCGATGCAGGCAGTCGAGGACAAGCTCGCCGCGATCGATCCCGTCCCCACCCGCGCGGCGCACTTCGTCTGTGCGCTCGCGCTCGCCTGGCCCGACGGTCATGTCGAATGGTTCGAAGGGCGCGTGGACGGCACGCTCGTCTGGCCGCCGCGCGGCGACAAGGGATTTGGCTACGATCCGATGTTCCTGCCCGACGGCGGCCAGGAAACGTACGGCGAGATGGACCCGGCGGCGAAGCACGCGACCAGCCACCGCGCCGACGCGTTCCATCAACTCGTCGCATCCGTCATATAA
- the mtgA gene encoding monofunctional biosynthetic peptidoglycan transglycosylase, whose protein sequence is MARGERQRKPTRGWVRRIAGWTVRAALIFVVLSVVVVGIYRFVPPPFTLTMAGDIFAGRSVTKSWRSLDDIDPDMARAVIAGEDSSFCSHHGFDYSAIAAAAIRNASGGRIRGGSTISQQTAKNVFLWQGGGYVRKAGEAWFTLLIEAIWGKRRIMEVYLNVAETGIGTYGVEAGARRYFGHGAGRLTEREAARIAAVLPLPKKRAGIAPQGFTRRYGNTIVRRIGVVRRERLDACVR, encoded by the coding sequence ATGGCACGGGGCGAGCGGCAGCGGAAACCGACAAGGGGATGGGTCCGGCGGATCGCCGGCTGGACGGTGCGCGCCGCGCTGATCTTCGTGGTGCTGAGCGTCGTGGTCGTTGGCATCTATCGCTTCGTGCCGCCGCCGTTCACGCTGACCATGGCCGGCGACATCTTTGCCGGACGCAGCGTGACCAAGAGCTGGCGTTCGCTGGACGACATCGACCCCGATATGGCGCGCGCGGTCATCGCGGGCGAGGACAGCAGCTTCTGTTCGCACCACGGCTTCGACTATTCGGCGATCGCCGCGGCGGCGATCCGCAACGCGAGCGGTGGCCGTATCCGCGGCGGCTCGACGATCAGCCAACAGACGGCGAAGAACGTCTTCCTGTGGCAGGGCGGCGGCTATGTTCGGAAAGCCGGCGAAGCCTGGTTCACGCTGCTGATCGAGGCGATCTGGGGCAAGCGCCGGATCATGGAAGTCTATCTGAACGTCGCGGAGACGGGCATCGGCACTTATGGCGTGGAGGCGGGTGCGCGTCGTTATTTCGGCCACGGTGCCGGCCGCCTGACCGAGCGCGAGGCGGCGCGCATCGCTGCGGTGCTGCCGCTGCCCAAGAAGCGCGCCGGCATCGCGCCGCAGGGCTTCACCCGCCGATACGGCAACACCATCGTCCGCCGCATCGGCGTCGTCCGCCGCGAGCGGCTGGATGCGTGCGTCCGGTAA
- the hemW gene encoding radical SAM family heme chaperone HemW, whose translation MSADPLALYIHWPFCVSKCPYCDFNSHVRDAVDQDRWRAALLADLAHEAGVAAGRPIGSIFFGGGTPSLMPPDTVAALIEAADRHWGLAPDCEITLEANPSSVEAARFADLAAAGVNRVSLGLQSLDDAALAFLGRAHSVREGLAALDTAQAAFARVSFDLIYARPGQSMAEWEAELGRAIGFGTGHLSLYQLTIEPGTRFATLAAKGELTIPDADDAADLFELTRAMTEAAGLPAYEVSNHARPGEESRHNLTYWRYRDYLGVGPGAHGRRGGHATFRRKKPENWLDALARNGHGIEAEDALPGHEQAVEALLMGLRLREGVDMPRIAALTGGEPPLRGERVDLLIDQGLLARDGDRLRTTDTGMPVLEAILREIVAV comes from the coding sequence ATGTCTGCCGACCCGCTTGCCCTCTACATTCACTGGCCGTTCTGCGTTTCCAAATGCCCCTATTGCGACTTCAACAGCCACGTCCGTGACGCGGTCGACCAGGACCGGTGGCGCGCGGCGTTGCTTGCCGATCTGGCGCATGAGGCCGGGGTCGCGGCCGGGCGGCCGATCGGGTCGATCTTCTTCGGCGGCGGTACGCCTTCGCTGATGCCGCCCGACACCGTCGCCGCGCTGATCGAGGCGGCGGATCGGCACTGGGGTCTCGCGCCCGATTGCGAGATCACGCTGGAGGCCAACCCCTCCTCGGTCGAGGCGGCGCGCTTTGCCGATCTGGCGGCGGCGGGGGTCAACCGCGTGTCGCTCGGCCTGCAGTCGCTGGACGATGCGGCACTCGCGTTCCTGGGCCGCGCGCATTCGGTGCGCGAGGGGCTGGCGGCGCTGGACACCGCACAGGCGGCGTTCGCGCGCGTGTCGTTCGACCTCATCTATGCCCGCCCCGGCCAGTCGATGGCCGAATGGGAGGCGGAACTTGGCCGCGCGATCGGCTTCGGCACCGGGCACCTCTCGCTCTATCAGCTGACGATCGAACCCGGCACGCGCTTCGCTACGCTCGCCGCCAAGGGGGAACTGACGATCCCCGACGCCGACGACGCCGCCGACCTGTTCGAGCTGACGCGCGCGATGACCGAGGCCGCGGGGCTGCCCGCCTATGAGGTGTCGAACCATGCGCGACCGGGCGAGGAGAGCCGGCACAATCTCACTTACTGGCGGTATCGCGACTATCTCGGCGTCGGGCCGGGCGCGCACGGGCGACGCGGCGGCCATGCGACGTTCCGGCGCAAGAAGCCGGAGAACTGGCTCGACGCGCTCGCCCGCAATGGCCACGGGATCGAGGCGGAGGATGCGCTGCCCGGCCACGAACAGGCGGTCGAGGCGCTGCTGATGGGGCTGCGGCTGCGCGAGGGCGTGGACATGCCGCGCATCGCCGCGCTGACGGGCGGCGAGCCGCCGCTGCGCGGGGAGCGGGTCGACCTGCTGATCGACCAGGGCCTGCTCGCACGGGACGGCGACCGCCTTCGCACGACCGATACCGGGATGCCCGTGCTCGAGGCTATCCTGCGCGAGATCGTCGCCGTCTGA
- a CDS encoding GNAT family protein: MTPRELPVLRSERLVLRPREARDAEALHPLFADVEAMRYWSGPPHRDVAETLASFDRNEPAWRVWAITTPANDHAIGFVAAGEDWKGNVTEIGYMLGRAHWGGGIAQEAVGTVIDRIFAEGQRRVYADTDPDNTPSRAMLERLGFKLEGILRAEWETHIGVRDTALYGLLAGEWSAGRADQVERARDEVVEG, translated from the coding sequence ATGACCCCGCGCGAACTGCCGGTGCTGCGCAGCGAGCGGCTGGTGCTGCGCCCGCGCGAGGCACGCGATGCCGAGGCGCTGCACCCGCTGTTCGCCGATGTCGAGGCGATGCGATATTGGTCGGGCCCGCCGCACCGCGACGTGGCCGAGACGCTCGCCTCGTTCGACCGCAACGAGCCCGCCTGGCGCGTGTGGGCGATCACCACCCCCGCCAACGACCATGCGATCGGCTTCGTCGCCGCGGGTGAGGACTGGAAGGGCAACGTTACCGAAATCGGCTACATGCTCGGCCGTGCGCATTGGGGCGGCGGCATCGCGCAGGAAGCGGTCGGCACGGTGATCGACCGCATCTTCGCCGAGGGTCAGCGGCGCGTCTATGCCGATACCGATCCCGACAATACGCCCTCGCGCGCGATGCTCGAGCGGTTGGGTTTCAAGCTCGAAGGCATCCTTCGCGCCGAGTGGGAGACGCATATCGGCGTCCGCGACACCGCGCTCTACGGCCTGCTCGCCGGCGAATGGTCAGCGGGCCGCGCCGATCAGGTCGAGCGCGCGCGCGACGAGGTTGTCGAGGGCTGA
- a CDS encoding NAD(P)-dependent oxidoreductase → MTILVTGSTGLVGERLLPRLVEGGEVCRALVRPGKVAPADVQTVTGDLFDPAALADAVSGVSAIIHLAAVFRTQDTDLIWKSNLEGTRNLIAAVRAHAPRARFILASTSNVYDRNGSRPGRETDMVAPEQAYPASKVAAERALFESDLKAAVLRFPFVYGDGDGHLAMLPKHVGAFGFHPANRLSTIHHRDIATAMKLALAGTFDGRIVNITDEAPTTLYELIGLVGEEMNPSAEAMQNPWYLHVDGSLARSMGFQPTIRTVHQAAQAGIL, encoded by the coding sequence ATGACGATCCTCGTGACTGGCTCGACCGGCCTGGTCGGCGAACGGCTGTTGCCGCGACTGGTGGAGGGCGGAGAAGTCTGCCGCGCGCTGGTGCGGCCGGGGAAGGTGGCGCCCGCCGACGTTCAGACGGTGACGGGGGATCTGTTCGATCCGGCGGCACTCGCCGACGCCGTCAGCGGCGTGTCGGCGATCATCCATCTGGCAGCGGTGTTCCGCACGCAGGACACCGACTTGATCTGGAAGAGCAATCTCGAGGGAACACGCAACCTGATCGCGGCGGTACGGGCCCATGCGCCCCGCGCCCGCTTCATCCTGGCGAGCACGTCCAACGTCTATGACCGAAACGGCTCGCGTCCGGGCAGGGAAACCGACATGGTCGCGCCGGAGCAGGCCTATCCGGCGAGCAAGGTCGCGGCCGAGCGGGCGCTGTTCGAAAGCGATCTGAAGGCCGCGGTGCTTCGCTTCCCGTTCGTCTATGGGGACGGCGACGGCCACCTTGCCATGCTGCCCAAGCATGTGGGCGCGTTCGGGTTCCACCCCGCCAACCGGCTGAGCACGATCCATCACCGCGACATCGCGACCGCCATGAAGCTGGCCTTGGCCGGCACCTTCGACGGCCGCATCGTCAACATCACTGACGAGGCGCCAACGACCCTCTACGAGCTGATCGGGCTGGTCGGGGAAGAGATGAACCCGTCCGCGGAAGCGATGCAGAACCCTTGGTACCTTCATGTCGACGGCTCGCTCGCCCGCTCGATGGGGTTTCAACCGACGATCAGGACGGTCCATCAGGCTGCGCAGGCGGGGATCCTCTAG
- the apaG gene encoding Co2+/Mg2+ efflux protein ApaG — protein sequence MKALFTEEARTRGVVVRTSVSYLPEQSEPARGRWFWAYHIRIENEGETGVQLLTRHWIITDGRGARHSVEGEGVVGEQPMIAPGGSFDYVSGCHLATPTGSMQGSYHMLAEDGSAFDVAIPKFGLIAPAVAG from the coding sequence ATGAAGGCGCTGTTCACCGAGGAGGCGCGAACGCGCGGCGTCGTTGTGCGCACGTCGGTCAGCTATCTGCCCGAGCAGTCGGAGCCGGCGCGTGGTCGCTGGTTCTGGGCCTATCACATCCGCATCGAGAACGAGGGCGAGACGGGCGTCCAGCTCCTCACGCGGCACTGGATCATCACCGACGGCCGCGGCGCGCGCCATTCGGTCGAGGGCGAGGGCGTCGTCGGCGAGCAGCCGATGATCGCGCCGGGCGGCAGCTTCGACTATGTTTCCGGCTGCCACCTCGCGACGCCGACGGGATCGATGCAGGGCAGCTATCACATGCTGGCTGAGGACGGATCTGCGTTCGACGTCGCCATCCCCAAGTTCGGGCTGATCGCCCCGGCGGTCGCGGGATGA
- a CDS encoding serine hydrolase, which produces MRQPRRCARVGHARPPRPRNRPARPADADKRLAEIVALLGGSGDYAATFGERFRTEVPKPRFDAIAAKLRTGLGKPTGIGRVERHNALEADASLMFERGRARVRLTLAPGGTRQVAGFAIVGTAPLADSFAGIVAEAARLPGDTGFGIYALEDPSPRAIGEHRGEAAAPIGSAFKLWVLAELAAQVADGKHRWDEVAPLGPRSLASGITQDWPAGTPMTLQALATLMISISDNTATDTLVALLGRDAVDARAQALGAASLPVLTTAEAFRLKHPAAAALATGWATLTPEQRRARLADPALAKVPLDPALFGDTAVRPEIEWFASPRAMARTLDWLSRKGGSQALAILATARADRHGLAYVGYKGGSEPGILSLNHLARDRSGRWYVVAASQHRGDGAIEPSALDNLVARALDLIGAAR; this is translated from the coding sequence TTGCGCCAGCCACGGCGATGCGCGAGGGTCGGACATGCCAGGCCGCCCCGCCCCCGCAATCGTCCAGCCCGCCCCGCCGACGCCGACAAGCGCCTGGCCGAGATCGTCGCGCTGCTCGGCGGCAGCGGCGACTATGCGGCCACGTTCGGCGAGCGCTTTCGCACCGAGGTGCCCAAACCGCGCTTCGATGCGATCGCCGCGAAGCTTCGCACCGGGCTGGGCAAACCGACCGGCATCGGCCGGGTCGAGCGACACAACGCGCTGGAGGCGGATGCCAGCCTGATGTTCGAGCGCGGGCGCGCGCGGGTCCGGCTGACGCTGGCGCCCGGCGGCACGCGGCAGGTCGCGGGCTTCGCAATCGTCGGCACCGCGCCGCTCGCCGACAGCTTCGCCGGGATCGTCGCAGAGGCGGCGCGGCTGCCCGGCGACACCGGCTTCGGCATTTATGCGCTGGAGGACCCGAGCCCGCGCGCGATCGGCGAGCATCGCGGCGAGGCGGCGGCGCCGATCGGTTCGGCGTTCAAGCTGTGGGTCCTCGCCGAACTCGCCGCGCAGGTCGCGGACGGGAAGCATCGCTGGGACGAGGTCGCGCCGCTCGGCCCCCGCTCGCTTGCCAGCGGGATCACCCAGGACTGGCCCGCGGGCACGCCGATGACGCTTCAGGCGCTGGCGACGCTGATGATCTCGATCAGCGACAACACCGCCACCGACACGTTGGTCGCGCTGCTCGGCCGCGACGCCGTCGATGCGCGGGCACAGGCGCTGGGTGCCGCCAGCCTGCCCGTGCTGACCACGGCTGAAGCGTTCCGGCTCAAGCACCCCGCCGCCGCCGCGCTCGCCACCGGCTGGGCGACGCTCACGCCCGAGCAGCGCCGCGCCCGCCTTGCCGATCCGGCACTTGCCAAGGTGCCGCTCGACCCGGCGCTGTTCGGCGACACCGCCGTCCGGCCGGAGATCGAGTGGTTCGCCAGCCCGCGCGCGATGGCACGGACGCTCGACTGGCTGTCGCGCAAGGGCGGATCGCAGGCGCTCGCCATCCTCGCCACCGCGCGCGCGGATCGCCATGGCCTGGCCTATGTCGGCTACAAGGGCGGGTCGGAGCCGGGCATACTCAGCCTCAACCACCTCGCGCGCGATCGGTCGGGCAGATGGTATGTCGTGGCCGCCAGCCAGCATCGCGGCGACGGCGCGATCGAGCCGTCAGCCCTCGACAACCTCGTCGCGCGCGCGCTCGACCTGATCGGCGCGGCCCGCTGA